Proteins from one Erythrolamprus reginae isolate rEryReg1 chromosome 6, rEryReg1.hap1, whole genome shotgun sequence genomic window:
- the LEP gene encoding leptin — MRSPGISVCGFLWVWLPLFYSRSVKIDKVIADTKSLTKTIVARIQEHQFPPLSLKINGLDFIPGELPVQSLEAMDEALELFHQVLSNLPLEAPVVQISHDVENLQSLLQLLGSHLGCPPHRPARSDALQNLTERLAVSPYTAAVVTLDRLQKCLQSITKHLDHVHNC, encoded by the exons ATGCGCTCCCCCGGCATTTCTGTGTGCGGGTTTCTGTGGGTCTGGCTGCCCCTCTTCTACAGCCGGTCTGTGAAAATCGACAAGGTGATCGCCGACACGAAGAGCCTCACCAAGACCATCGTCGCCAGGATCCAGGAGCACCAG tTCCCTCCGCTGAGTCTGAAGATCAACGGCCTGGACTTCATCCCCGGGGAGCTGCCGGTGCAgagcctggaggccatggacgaGGCGCTGGAGCTCTTCCACCAGGTCCTCTCCAACCTTCCCCTGGAGGCGCCCGTCGTCCAGATCTCCCACGACGTGGAGAACCTCCAGAGCCTCCTGCAGCTGCTGGGCTCCCACCTGGGCTGCCCCCCGCACAGGCCCGCCCGCTCGGACGCCCTGCAGAACCTGACCGAGCGCCTGGCCGTCTCGCCCTATACCGCGGCCGTGGTCACCCTGGACCGCCTCCAGAAGTGCCTGCAGAGCATCACCAAGCACCTCGACCACGTGCACAACTGCTAG